From Bufo gargarizans isolate SCDJY-AF-19 chromosome 10, ASM1485885v1, whole genome shotgun sequence, the proteins below share one genomic window:
- the TINF2 gene encoding TERF1-interacting nuclear factor 2 isoform X1 → MSKQPSGPHVDTRSSLPVLVKAIWLVMKTRDVQNYGRIVEFLELTHEQVPALLCYMHHAKLSTGLMGKIVLHMIEDKKPLLDILTALNRYFPPVFPDDSSEAQGKAFKVQQSKIHFRKLVLRMIRDEKFRQNYVTNTLQLEYGDAYMAVLEKLLWEFLCRLQTVLNHRYPRVPQTTAPPAVDEEHLSSSPDHRSSGLNFFKIHGGGSTMAKKKRTNPRTHSVAADGPEENPSVTAQYEEHRNFTKNKPDYWKYEGNRQSTSQSLVQDTNRRTLDLISSPPSGGNHMDEPQRPYFAIFGLDCSQTSKVNHCVNLSPPDPLQSQDHDLNLERTSDTTGHGSCTDIQVTDVAKARRQSLVSSHEPKSSQDVSRRNNEGQGRALAQGLMTGKWQPRVHLRKLPFNIIDKYQHEENVTPQVADSELSPSETVPESGGWSWVCSDPTDNDSNDPDYRPGHSFFRPVGEQMCRIQQKRGLRFPSLP, encoded by the exons ATGAGCAAGCAACCGTCAG GGCCCCATGTAGACACCAGATCGTCCCTTCCTGTGCTGGTCAAGGCTATATGGCTGGTGATGAAGACGAGGGATGTTCAGAACTACGGGAGAATTGTAGAATTCTTGGAATTAACCCACGAACAGGTTCCTGctctgctctgctacatgcaccaTGCTAAGCTCAGTACCGGTCTGATGGGGAAG ATCGTGCTCCACATGATTGAAGACAAGAAACCTCTGCTGGATATTCTCACAGCGCTGAACCGTTACTTCCCTCCTGTCTTTCCGGATGATTCCTCAGAG GCCCAGGGCAAGGCGTTTAAGGTCCAGCAGAGTAAGATACATTTTCGGAAACTAGTCCTTCGGATGATCCGGGACGAAAAATTTCGGCAAAATTATGTAACG AATACTCTGCAGCTAGAATATGGGGATGCGTACATGGCCGTTCTTGAGAAGCTGCTTTGGGAATTCCTGTGCAGGCTGCAGACTGTTCTCAATCACAGGTATCCAAGG GTCCCACAAACCACAGCGCCGCCTGCTGTAGATGAGGAGCATCTCTCCAGCTCCCCCGATCACCGCAGTTCAGGACTGA atttttttaaaatccacGGTGGCGGAAGTACCATGGCGAAGAAGAAACGGACAAATCCCAGAACCCATAGTGTAGCCGCTGACGGGCCAGAAGAAAATCCCAGTGTTACAGCCCAGTATGAGGAACATCGAAattttacaaagaataaaccagaTTATTGGAAGTATGAAGGCAACAGACAAAGTACATCGCAAAGCTTGGTGCAGGACACCAACAGGAGGACGCTAGATTTAATCAGTAGTCCCCCCAGTGGTGGAAACCACATGGATGAACCTCAGCGGCCATATTTTGCGATTTTCGGACTCGACTGCAGTCAGACGTCTAAAGTCAATCACTGTGTAAACCTTTCTCCTCCAGATCCATTGCAATCTCAGGACCACGATCTTAACCTGGAGCGTACTTCAGATACGACAGGACATGGGTCGTGTACAGACATACAGGTCACAGATGTAGCTAAAGCAAGGAGGCAATCTCTAGTGTCCAGCCATGAACCAAAGTCTTCACAGGATGTGTCTAGAAGGAACAATGAAGGACAAGGTAGGGCCTTAGCTCAGGGACTGATGACAGGGAAGTGGCAGCCGAGGGTCCACCTAAGAAAACTACCTTTCAATATCATTGACAAGTATCAACATGAAGAAAATGTGACTCCTCAAGTAGCCGACTCTGAGTTGTCGCCAAGTGAGACTGTTCCAGAATCTGGTGGCTGGTCCTGGGTGTGTTCTGATCCCACGGACAATGACAGCAATGATCCTGACTACCGCCCCGGACACAGTTTTTTCCGTCCCGTTGGAGAGCAGATGTGCAGAATTCAACAAAAAAGAGGCCTCCGCTTTCCCTCTCTGCCATAG
- the TINF2 gene encoding TERF1-interacting nuclear factor 2 isoform X2, whose amino-acid sequence MSKQPSGPHVDTRSSLPVLVKAIWLVMKTRDVQNYGRIVEFLELTHEQVPALLCYMHHAKLSTGLMGKIVLHMIEDKKPLLDILTALNRYFPPVFPDDSSENTLQLEYGDAYMAVLEKLLWEFLCRLQTVLNHRYPRVPQTTAPPAVDEEHLSSSPDHRSSGLNFFKIHGGGSTMAKKKRTNPRTHSVAADGPEENPSVTAQYEEHRNFTKNKPDYWKYEGNRQSTSQSLVQDTNRRTLDLISSPPSGGNHMDEPQRPYFAIFGLDCSQTSKVNHCVNLSPPDPLQSQDHDLNLERTSDTTGHGSCTDIQVTDVAKARRQSLVSSHEPKSSQDVSRRNNEGQGRALAQGLMTGKWQPRVHLRKLPFNIIDKYQHEENVTPQVADSELSPSETVPESGGWSWVCSDPTDNDSNDPDYRPGHSFFRPVGEQMCRIQQKRGLRFPSLP is encoded by the exons ATGAGCAAGCAACCGTCAG GGCCCCATGTAGACACCAGATCGTCCCTTCCTGTGCTGGTCAAGGCTATATGGCTGGTGATGAAGACGAGGGATGTTCAGAACTACGGGAGAATTGTAGAATTCTTGGAATTAACCCACGAACAGGTTCCTGctctgctctgctacatgcaccaTGCTAAGCTCAGTACCGGTCTGATGGGGAAG ATCGTGCTCCACATGATTGAAGACAAGAAACCTCTGCTGGATATTCTCACAGCGCTGAACCGTTACTTCCCTCCTGTCTTTCCGGATGATTCCTCAGAG AATACTCTGCAGCTAGAATATGGGGATGCGTACATGGCCGTTCTTGAGAAGCTGCTTTGGGAATTCCTGTGCAGGCTGCAGACTGTTCTCAATCACAGGTATCCAAGG GTCCCACAAACCACAGCGCCGCCTGCTGTAGATGAGGAGCATCTCTCCAGCTCCCCCGATCACCGCAGTTCAGGACTGA atttttttaaaatccacGGTGGCGGAAGTACCATGGCGAAGAAGAAACGGACAAATCCCAGAACCCATAGTGTAGCCGCTGACGGGCCAGAAGAAAATCCCAGTGTTACAGCCCAGTATGAGGAACATCGAAattttacaaagaataaaccagaTTATTGGAAGTATGAAGGCAACAGACAAAGTACATCGCAAAGCTTGGTGCAGGACACCAACAGGAGGACGCTAGATTTAATCAGTAGTCCCCCCAGTGGTGGAAACCACATGGATGAACCTCAGCGGCCATATTTTGCGATTTTCGGACTCGACTGCAGTCAGACGTCTAAAGTCAATCACTGTGTAAACCTTTCTCCTCCAGATCCATTGCAATCTCAGGACCACGATCTTAACCTGGAGCGTACTTCAGATACGACAGGACATGGGTCGTGTACAGACATACAGGTCACAGATGTAGCTAAAGCAAGGAGGCAATCTCTAGTGTCCAGCCATGAACCAAAGTCTTCACAGGATGTGTCTAGAAGGAACAATGAAGGACAAGGTAGGGCCTTAGCTCAGGGACTGATGACAGGGAAGTGGCAGCCGAGGGTCCACCTAAGAAAACTACCTTTCAATATCATTGACAAGTATCAACATGAAGAAAATGTGACTCCTCAAGTAGCCGACTCTGAGTTGTCGCCAAGTGAGACTGTTCCAGAATCTGGTGGCTGGTCCTGGGTGTGTTCTGATCCCACGGACAATGACAGCAATGATCCTGACTACCGCCCCGGACACAGTTTTTTCCGTCCCGTTGGAGAGCAGATGTGCAGAATTCAACAAAAAAGAGGCCTCCGCTTTCCCTCTCTGCCATAG